The sequence below is a genomic window from Lodderomyces elongisporus chromosome 2, complete sequence.
CCATGACATATGGGTCATCGTCCATGGGCTCAAATGCCCAATAGCCAATGGGCAAGCGCACCATATTCAACCCGTGTTGTCTAATCTCTTGGAAATCGGTCTCGTTATAAAAAGTCAGCCAATGTTCTTCAAGTCTTTTGCTAGCTTCCTTCTTGCCCAATTTCTCACAAAAATGATACTCATCTACGGGTATCTCACTTGATGTTTCATTCTCATTAAGTGTTTTGTTGAACAATGACGGAGTGATGTATGGTTCTAAAACTAACCACCCACCTATGCTAATACCCTTGTATTGGAAATCGGTTGTGTTTGTGGCAGGTGTGCTTTCTGCAGCATCGGAGACCGTGAGAACGAATGCCAATGTAAGCCAAAGAAAGTAGTTATTTAGAACCATTATCCAAATTGCATattaaaaatttcaaacaaataaatcaaataaatcaaataaattaaataaattaaataaaagtaaaataagCCTCTACTGCTTTCTAGTGTTTAGAGCCTTAATAAAAATGTTCTCGAGCTTAAAAATGCAAGCAGAGATTTTGTGCTGCTCTACAAATGGCGGGAGCCGCGGCAAACGTCGcttcattttccaaaaaaataaaaaaagaaaagaaaaacaatgtGACAGTATCGATAGAATCATAGTTTAGATGTTGAAGTAGACTTCATATATGATTATAGGCTTATATGTAGATGAAACAGTATATGATGGTGTGATTAGCCAAATAATACTTGCTACTTTGCCAttagtatatatatttgaatatttatttactttttttttttggtacgATTTTCTAATAAAAGTGATAATCAATCGCATGCATTAACCGTATTATTATATACTGTATCAATCAagttaaagaaaaacaaaaacattatTAAGTTCAATATCGAAAACACATTCTAATCGGCATTTTCTTATTATCTGATCAAAGAAATCGTATCTACATATTTTCCACACATTCTTCTTATATAACCACATTTACCATTGtgtcttctttttcgtcttcgtcttctttttcgtcttctttttcgtcttcgtcttcttcgtcttcgtcTTCATCTAATCATCTGCTTTGTTCTCTTCCAGTTCCTTAATCTAAATCCTCTTCAGTTGGTTTCACGTCTGCAGGGTTTGGTCCGCCTTTGCTCAATATACTCGAAACCGAAGCTGGTGGGTAAACGGCTATCATCATCACGACCAATTCGTAAACATCTTCGGGCACTGTCTTCTGGTATACACCAAGAATATCGGTTGGGTTAGGGTAGACGGCCAAAGCCTTGTAAAAGCAAATGGCAGCAGCTATGGAGTCATCTTTAGCTTTTTGTTCACCAGTTGCAACTTGTTCCATGAAAAATGCTTCCCTCTCGGTCAAATCAGTTGGAATAGGgttttctttcaaatcaGCTAATAATGCTGTCTTAACGGCATCCAATTTAGATTGctttgtctctttctcGTGTTGTTCTTGgatcttcttttgtttaactgctttcttctttaatgATTTTCTAAACTGTTTAGAATTCCTACGCTGGTAATCAAAATAGATTGCATAGCCTGCAATTGCAGTGGCAGCTACTCCGGTAATGGCTAATGCTTTGTTCATGATGCTATTGGATGTAGGTAGAATATATGTTTTATATAATATGGTTAAAGATTGAATTAAattaaaggaaagaaaaggaaagaaaagtataCTAGAAACTTGGATTCGCCTTATTCAGATCGggaattttttcttttttttcaatcctTTGacgctttttttttttcgcttttcctttttttgcttttcctttttttgcagaCGAAATTTTGGAGCAGTTggattttatttatttttattttttttttttttgtctgatgatgatgatgatgatgatgatgtaaGAGACAGTTGTAAGCTACAAGAAAGAGGTTGTATGTGTGTGCAAGTGTGCCAAATTGTAGACTGCCTAGTTGAGTAATATATGGTTGACTTTGTCAGATAGGTGCTAATCGCACTGTTATAAATAATTTCCATATGATTGGGCTAGACACTAcacatattttttttttctatgcAAAATGTTATAgtaagagaaagaaagagggaaagaCAAACAAGGAAAATAGACAAACCAATGTAGTTCGAAAAAATAGACAAGAAATCCAGGatccaaaaagaagagcTCCCCTCATATATTTACTCCTAATCCACATCCACGTTCACATTCACATTCACATCCGAAAACCTTCTTACCACCCACCATCCTCCCTTCTTTAAAGATGCCAGAACAGATAGAAGTTGTAGAAGTTGCGCCACTCCCCGAAGCAGCCAACAAATACCCAAACCCACTAGGCAATTTCTCACGCGGTCTTGGTTACCCAGACTGGCATCCTATAGATACAAGAAAGGAAGTGACACAGATATTCCGTTTTGGATTTTACTCCACTGTGGGTGCATATGCGTTCTTGTACATTTGGAAAAGAGCCACTTTTAAGATTGAGATTCCGCTTTCGGCGGTTGCATTCTTCACCATTGCCAAAGGTGTACAAAGCTCTGTAGCCAATttgagagaaaagaatgatTGTTGGGACACTTTTTGGGGTCTTACTGCAGCGAATACCATTGTGTTGACCACCGCTTTCAGATCAATGCCACCAAAACACAAGATCTTAACCGCTGCATTTGGTACGTCGTTGGGTACTATTGCAGACAGAGCATATTGGGCGCAATCAACCAGTAGTGCCAAGGCCAATGCCAAATACGAATTGGACCAAACAGACAAGGACTTGCCAAAGCAAGAGTTTTGGGATATTTGGCAAAGAAGACCAATCACTCAAACAGTACAGGATTTGGGTGTTGGACGTGGTATCTTTAAACCATAGACTAGGAATACCACACACTATCTAGTTCACATATGTACATTACCATCAATATAAAAGACTATAAAATCATTCGAAATAGTGTTTTGAGAATGCTGCTTCCATTCCTTcattctgtttctttctcttatatatatataaacatatacacactcacacacacaaatatatataaacatatTTACAGTTCTAAATCTcgatttcttttcctcccaTGACAAAGTATACTTTCTTTCCACTATATTGTCTACAAATCTCTAACCTTCTTTACTTTCACCTTACAATTGCTTGTAAGGATGGCCGAACTTGGGCAGTGACTTTAATTTccacaattttttcttcgtcttTGTCACCGCGTGTTCAACAAATACCTCTTCGCAATATCGCTCCTTCCACTTTCTAATAAAACCCGGGTCCCATAATTCACTAGCAATCCCCAAGTCTTTACAACATCTCATTAAAGCATTGCTCTTGCATCCTTCCAAAGCCGTGGTGACCTTCTCACCCCCACCAAAGAAATCTTGCTCACCACGAGCAATACTAACCAATCGACCATTACATATCAAGCCATACTCTCTCGAGACTTGTTTTGGTGTGATAAGCGTCGAAGTACGTGGCACAAGCCCCCATCCACCGGGTCCAAATGCGCGATTAAGAATTCGACGATACTTAATCTCCGGCAAATAAAGAATCCCATCAGGTTTAATCTCGATATCGTCTTTTGAAATAGGTGCAAGTAAAATATCAATAACTTCACGCGAAAAAGATTGAGACCCAATACCATGAAACGAATCGGCCCAATCAATACTCAGATTATTGGAACTACTACTAGAACTAGTGAGGGAACTTGCCAGTGGACCATCATTGAGGTTTAGTTCTTCTATAGGTACCGCTTCAGGTTTTGACATTCTGGAAGATGTCAGTGTAGATGCAGATGTAGTACTAGCAGTCGACCTTTTAACGGGTATGGTCTTACTGGT
It includes:
- the TOM20 gene encoding mitochondrial import receptor subunit tom20, encoding MNKALAITGVAATAIAGYAIYFDYQRRNSKQFRKSLKKKAVKQKKIQEQHEKETKQSKLDAVKTALLADLKENPIPTDLTEREAFFMEQVATGEQKAKDDSIAAAICFYKALAVYPNPTDILGVYQKTVPEDVYELVVMMIAVYPPASVSSILSKGGPNPADVKPTEEDLD
- a CDS encoding uncharacterized protein (BUSCO:EOG0926484N), producing MLQPLRKSLVKSSIQCVASSVMRRSYAVTYTKSGTRKAASNSTSTRTTATTTSKSPTPSGSSRVVKKPIIQQVSKDESGADATTTNIDGDTVAAADTENAKSESVVDTSSDSAPKKRGLKPSSTTSKTIPVKRSTASTTSASTSTSSRMSKPEAVPIEELNLNDGPSASSLTSSSSSSNNSSIDWADSFHGIGSQSFSREVIDILLAPISKDDIEIKPDGILYLPEIKYRRILNRAFGPGGWGLVPRTSTLITPKQVSREYGLICNGRLVSIARGEQDFFGGGEKVTTALEGCKSNALMRCCKDLGIASELWDPGFIRKWKERYCEEVFVEHAVTKTKKKLWKLKSSPKFGHPYKQL